The following are from one region of the Candidatus Zixiibacteriota bacterium genome:
- a CDS encoding VWA domain-containing protein, which translates to MRIHRYTQWDGTQEIRFPTTEDLLKHLSDNLLEEEGIRRALRDLMRRGFTSEDGQRSVRGLRDFLRQAEEKRRELLNRYSPDSFKLSPEEARALSDKLNSLAEKLEAYHEKMKNFMERLSGRYAADMNELARKMQEAYRRYQELRQRLQNQIAERSMRRPGNLAGQDPQALMEMLDRLSKLLEDENFLQNLPNLLDAAVEDLDAMLENLDSLTQEQLGQLSDMLNQMHQLEQLLNQYPFQGTQRMGMGEAGQILGQLRGLERFLRWGQRGMGDPSDLDLEEIRRLLGEEAYENLKYLKEVEQRLEDEGYIVRTNYGLRLTPKGMRKIGDKALREIFQMLNKNRWGDHPTGLRGFLGDRIEQTKRYEFGDPLHVNIGETLMNSLESGKRGIPLRIGPEDFAVHRVEYSTTSETVLLIDVSYSMLMNDALHAGKKVALALHRLIETKYPQDTLHLVAFRSNAKLIRAEDLPSIVSLTYFMEHGTDIKEALRFARQLLGPHRAANRQIILITDGEPTAANLDRGGRLHSGWGSAMLHGRIVRETLKEVKRCTQSGIKINTFMLGTDFYRQGFVDQLSRLNTGRVFYTSPDQIGTYIMVDYIANKRKRIGR; encoded by the coding sequence ATGCGGATCCATCGGTACACCCAGTGGGATGGTACGCAGGAAATCCGCTTTCCGACCACCGAAGATCTCCTCAAGCACCTGTCGGACAATCTCCTCGAAGAGGAAGGCATCCGCCGCGCTCTGCGCGACTTGATGCGGCGCGGCTTCACGTCGGAGGACGGACAGCGCTCGGTTCGGGGCCTGAGGGACTTCTTGCGCCAGGCCGAGGAGAAGCGGCGCGAGCTCCTCAACAGGTATTCCCCCGATTCGTTCAAGCTCTCTCCCGAGGAGGCCCGCGCGTTGAGCGACAAGCTCAACAGCCTCGCGGAGAAGCTCGAGGCCTACCATGAAAAGATGAAAAACTTCATGGAGCGCCTGAGCGGCCGCTATGCCGCCGACATGAACGAGCTGGCGCGCAAGATGCAGGAAGCCTACCGGCGCTACCAGGAGCTGCGCCAGCGGCTGCAGAACCAGATCGCCGAGCGCAGCATGCGGCGCCCGGGAAACCTCGCGGGCCAGGACCCCCAGGCGCTGATGGAGATGCTCGACCGGCTGAGCAAGCTGCTCGAAGACGAGAACTTCCTGCAGAACCTGCCCAACCTGCTCGACGCCGCGGTCGAGGACCTCGACGCCATGCTCGAGAATCTCGACTCGCTGACCCAGGAGCAGCTGGGACAGCTGAGCGACATGCTCAACCAGATGCACCAGCTGGAGCAGCTTCTCAACCAGTATCCGTTCCAGGGAACGCAGCGGATGGGAATGGGCGAAGCCGGGCAGATCCTGGGACAGCTGCGCGGCCTGGAGCGCTTCCTTCGATGGGGTCAGCGCGGGATGGGCGACCCTTCGGACCTCGATCTCGAAGAGATCCGCAGGCTGCTCGGCGAAGAGGCCTACGAGAACCTCAAGTACCTGAAGGAAGTCGAGCAGCGACTCGAGGACGAAGGCTACATCGTCCGGACGAACTACGGTCTGCGCCTCACCCCGAAGGGCATGCGCAAGATCGGCGACAAGGCGCTGCGCGAGATCTTCCAGATGCTCAACAAGAACCGCTGGGGCGATCACCCGACGGGGCTGCGCGGCTTCCTCGGCGACCGAATCGAGCAGACGAAACGCTACGAGTTCGGCGACCCGCTCCACGTGAACATCGGCGAGACCCTGATGAACTCGCTCGAAAGCGGCAAGCGCGGCATCCCGCTCAGGATCGGCCCCGAGGACTTCGCCGTCCACCGGGTGGAGTACTCGACGACCAGCGAGACGGTGCTGTTGATCGACGTGAGCTACTCGATGCTGATGAACGACGCGCTTCACGCGGGCAAGAAGGTGGCGCTCGCGCTCCATCGCCTGATCGAGACCAAGTACCCGCAGGACACGCTCCATCTGGTGGCGTTCCGCTCCAACGCCAAGCTCATCCGCGCCGAGGATCTCCCGTCCATCGTATCGCTCACCTACTTCATGGAGCACGGCACCGACATCAAGGAGGCGCTGCGCTTCGCGCGCCAGCTCCTCGGCCCGCACCGCGCCGCCAACCGGCAGATCATTCTGATCACCGACGGCGAGCCGACGGCGGCGAACCTCGACCGGGGCGGCCGGCTTCACAGCGGCTGGGGATCGGCGATGCTCCACGGCCGCATCGTCCGGGAGACGCTCAAGGAGGTCAAGCGCTGCACCCAGAGTGGCATCAAGATCAACACCTTCATGCTCGGCACGGATTTTTACCGCCAGGGTTTCGTCGACCAGCTCTCCCGTCTGAACACCGGGCGGGTTTTCTACACCTCGCCCGATCAGATCGGGACTTACATCATGGTCGACTACATCGCCAACAAGCGCAAACGGATCGGCCGCTAG